A single genomic interval of Bacteroidia bacterium harbors:
- a CDS encoding insulinase family protein has protein sequence MIHEFNNGIRLIYFQAATEVSHLGVMVKTGSRDELENENGLAHFIEHCIFKGTSKRKTVHILSRMDSVGGELNAYTTKEETTIYTSFLNEFFPRAVDLLSDILLNSTFPEKEIEKEKAVIRDEINMYKDNPSEDIFDCFDEHIFPDHPLGRNILGTVSSLKSFKQSHLRDFIRRNFSNSELVVSYVGNLPFNKVVKQVEQAFESADFSGNVAGRVAPKAGNLEKKVVKKKLNQVHQVIGKASYDLFHPNRLAFTLVNNILGGQGMNSRLNLNIREKYGFCYAIDSSFHAYSDSGIFNLYFATDAKYYPKTRELVLRELRKFVEKPLTDNQVNQAKIQLKGQLALSQQNLQNRMLANAKSVILFNEPNPLAKTWREVTALTASQLNDASEQMFGDSEYMELVFE, from the coding sequence ATGATTCACGAATTCAACAATGGAATTAGACTGATTTATTTTCAGGCGGCAACCGAAGTCTCCCATTTAGGGGTTATGGTTAAAACAGGGAGCAGGGATGAATTGGAAAATGAAAATGGTTTAGCCCATTTTATTGAACATTGCATATTTAAGGGGACTTCCAAACGGAAAACAGTCCATATTTTGAGCAGGATGGATAGTGTTGGAGGCGAGCTTAATGCTTATACAACAAAAGAAGAAACCACCATTTATACTTCTTTTTTAAATGAGTTTTTTCCTAGAGCAGTTGATTTGCTTTCAGATATTTTGTTAAATAGTACATTTCCGGAGAAGGAGATAGAGAAGGAAAAGGCAGTGATACGGGATGAGATAAATATGTATAAGGATAATCCATCAGAAGATATTTTTGATTGTTTTGATGAGCATATTTTCCCGGATCATCCATTAGGTAGGAATATTTTGGGGACAGTTTCCAGTTTAAAGTCCTTCAAACAAAGCCATTTGAGAGATTTTATCAGACGTAATTTTTCCAATTCGGAGTTGGTGGTAAGTTATGTAGGTAATTTGCCATTTAACAAGGTTGTAAAACAGGTAGAACAAGCATTTGAATCTGCTGATTTTTCTGGAAATGTAGCCGGTAGGGTAGCACCCAAGGCAGGAAATTTAGAGAAGAAGGTGGTGAAGAAGAAGTTAAACCAAGTGCACCAGGTAATTGGCAAGGCAAGTTATGATTTGTTTCATCCCAATCGATTGGCCTTTACTTTGGTAAATAATATTTTGGGTGGTCAAGGCATGAACAGTCGCTTAAATTTGAATATCAGGGAAAAATATGGCTTTTGCTACGCGATAGATTCCAGTTTTCATGCTTATTCCGATTCGGGAATTTTTAATTTGTATTTTGCAACGGATGCTAAGTATTATCCAAAAACCAGGGAATTGGTTTTGAGGGAATTAAGGAAATTTGTGGAGAAACCATTAACAGATAATCAGGTTAATCAGGCCAAGATTCAATTGAAGGGTCAATTGGCCTTGTCTCAACAAAATTTACAGAACCGGATGCTGGCGAATGCTAAGAGTGTGATTTTGTTTAATGAGCCTAATCCGCTGGCTAAGACATGGAGAGAGGTTACTGCATTGACTGCTTCTCAATTGAATGATGCCTCCGAGCAGATGTTTGGGGATTCTGAGTACATGGAGTTGGTTTTTGAATAG
- a CDS encoding response regulator transcription factor: MIKVAIIEDETDIRSSLSILINGSDGFACIGQFESTEEAISSIPRIKPDVVLVDIQLTGKSGIEAVKELKPNFPDTQFVMFTSLEDPDSVFNALKAGATGYLTKTTRPSQLLDALMDVHKGGSPMSSQIARRVVASFGHAEPNQNAEKLSAREQEILGHLSKGLRYKEIGDILFISTETVRTHIRNIYEKLQVNSRTEAINKVFNR, encoded by the coding sequence ATGATTAAAGTAGCCATTATCGAAGACGAAACAGACATTCGTAGCAGTCTAAGCATACTTATCAACGGAAGCGATGGTTTTGCCTGCATTGGGCAATTTGAATCAACGGAAGAGGCTATTTCCTCCATTCCGAGGATAAAACCTGACGTTGTTTTGGTGGATATCCAATTAACAGGAAAATCTGGAATTGAAGCAGTGAAGGAATTAAAACCCAATTTCCCTGATACCCAATTTGTCATGTTCACTTCCCTGGAAGATCCGGATTCGGTGTTCAATGCCTTAAAAGCCGGAGCTACAGGATATCTTACTAAAACTACGCGTCCATCTCAATTACTCGATGCTTTAATGGATGTCCATAAAGGTGGCTCTCCTATGTCGTCACAAATTGCTCGCCGGGTGGTGGCATCTTTCGGACATGCCGAACCAAATCAAAATGCCGAGAAATTATCAGCACGTGAACAAGAAATCCTGGGTCATCTTTCCAAAGGACTGAGGTACAAAGAAATAGGTGATATTCTCTTCATTAGTACTGAAACTGTACGAACCCACATCCGGAATATTTACGAAAAACTTCAAGTAAATTCCCGTACTGAGGCAATTAATAAAGTATTTAACCGATAA
- a CDS encoding cbb3-type cytochrome c oxidase subunit I, producing the protein MSHAETLEHGHNDAHGHDHEHFHDDHHEESFISKYIFSQDHKMISKQFLVTAVIMGVVGMLMSTFFRLQLGWPGKGFPILETFLGKWAPGGVLSPDMYLALVTIHGTIMVFFVLTGGLSGTFSNLLIPYQIGARDMASGFMNMLSYWFFFLSCAIMMVSLYVESGPASAGWTVYPPLSALPQAIPGSGLGMTLWLVSMSLFIVSSLLGSLNYIVTVINLRVKGMSMTRLPLTIWAFLVTAILGVLSFPVLFAAALLLIFDRSFGTSFYLSDIYISGHALEHTGGSPILFQHLFWFLGHPEVYIVLLPALGLTSEVISTNARKPIFGYKAMIGSILVIAFLSCIVWGHHMFVTGMNPFLGSVFTFTTLLVAIPSAVKVFNYLTTLWKGNIKFTPAMLFATGLISTFITGGLTGIILGDSALDINVHDTYFVVAHFHIVMGASAIFGMFAGVYHWFPRMYGRQMNKQLGYIHFWTTIVCVYGVFFPMHFLGLAGVPRRYYSNTEFPLFDSLSDINVMVSTFAILGALAQCVFLFNFFYSIFKGAKSPHNPWKANTLEWTAPMEHVHGNWPGAIPEVHRWPYDYSKPGMDEDFVQQTVPLKPGETDGH; encoded by the coding sequence ATGTCACACGCTGAAACATTGGAACACGGTCACAACGATGCACACGGTCATGATCATGAGCATTTTCATGACGATCATCACGAAGAGTCGTTTATCAGCAAGTATATCTTCTCGCAAGATCATAAGATGATCTCTAAACAATTCCTGGTTACTGCTGTAATTATGGGAGTTGTAGGTATGCTTATGTCAACCTTCTTTAGGTTACAGTTGGGATGGCCCGGTAAAGGTTTCCCAATTTTGGAAACTTTCCTTGGTAAATGGGCTCCGGGTGGAGTTCTTAGTCCTGATATGTACCTTGCCTTGGTTACTATCCACGGAACTATCATGGTGTTTTTTGTACTAACCGGTGGTTTAAGTGGAACATTCTCTAACTTATTGATTCCATATCAAATTGGTGCTAGAGATATGGCTTCCGGTTTTATGAATATGTTATCCTATTGGTTCTTCTTCCTTTCTTGTGCTATAATGATGGTTTCATTATATGTTGAAAGTGGACCTGCTTCTGCCGGATGGACTGTTTATCCTCCATTAAGTGCATTGCCTCAGGCTATTCCGGGTTCCGGATTGGGTATGACGCTTTGGTTGGTTAGTATGTCTCTTTTTATTGTTTCATCTTTGTTGGGTAGCTTAAATTACATCGTTACGGTTATAAATTTACGCGTTAAAGGGATGTCGATGACTCGTTTGCCTTTAACTATTTGGGCATTCTTGGTAACAGCAATTCTTGGGGTTCTTTCTTTCCCTGTACTTTTTGCCGCTGCATTGTTACTAATTTTCGACCGCTCCTTTGGAACTAGTTTCTACCTTTCTGATATCTACATCAGTGGACATGCATTGGAGCATACCGGTGGTTCTCCAATCCTTTTCCAACACTTATTCTGGTTCTTGGGTCACCCCGAGGTATATATCGTATTGCTTCCGGCACTTGGTCTAACATCTGAAGTAATTTCTACTAATGCTCGTAAACCAATCTTTGGTTACAAAGCTATGATTGGTTCCATTTTGGTTATCGCCTTCCTTTCTTGTATCGTATGGGGGCACCACATGTTTGTTACCGGTATGAATCCTTTCTTAGGTTCTGTGTTTACCTTCACTACCTTGTTGGTTGCGATTCCTTCAGCGGTAAAAGTGTTTAACTACCTTACTACGCTTTGGAAAGGGAATATTAAATTTACCCCGGCTATGCTTTTTGCTACCGGTCTGATTTCAACCTTTATCACCGGTGGATTAACCGGGATTATTCTTGGTGACTCTGCCTTGGATATCAATGTTCATGATACCTATTTCGTAGTAGCTCACTTCCACATTGTAATGGGAGCTTCTGCTATTTTCGGGATGTTTGCCGGTGTTTACCATTGGTTCCCACGTATGTATGGTCGTCAAATGAATAAACAACTAGGTTATATTCACTTTTGGACTACCATCGTATGTGTGTATGGCGTATTTTTTCCAATGCACTTCTTAGGTTTGGCCGGTGTTCCTCGTCGTTACTATTCTAATACCGAGTTCCCATTGTTTGATAGCCTTTCAGATATAAACGTAATGGTTTCTACCTTCGCTATCCTGGGTGCTTTGGCTCAATGTGTTTTCTTATTCAATTTCTTCTACAGCATTTTCAAAGGTGCTAAGTCACCTCACAATCCTTGGAAAGCAAACACTCTTGAGTGGACTGCTCCAATGGAACATGTTCATGGTAACTGGCCCGGTGCTATTCCTGAAGTACACCGTTGGCCTTATGACTACAGTAAGCCTGGAATGGATGAGGACTTTGTTCAACAAACCGTTCCTCTTAAACCGGGTGAGACCGATGGTCATTAA
- a CDS encoding cytochrome c oxidase subunit II, producing MNWLLILTVVLGVLALARLMKVMEISAILRGEDVNELKENDSKVNALVWVVFGIGFFGFFLWQVDKYAELLLPIAASEHGVQTDKLFAVSLSIITVVFFLTHLFLFYFIYRYYSKKGQVSSFFSHSTKLELIWTVVPTVVLTSLIVYGIQTWNNITTPAPEDTPIIELYAKQFDWTARYAGKDNKLGNSSFRLIEGANDLGIDVNDPNAADDKIVRGEFHIPVGKPVNFLFHSRDIIHSAYMPHFRAQMNCVPGMTTRFHFVPTITTAEMRAKTNNENFDYLVLCNKICGASHYNMQIKIVVDTPEEYERWLADKKTFAESNAPKEEAAPAPDSLAVGTDTLKVKPDSTSVAVTTGH from the coding sequence ATGAATTGGTTATTAATACTTACAGTTGTATTGGGGGTGCTAGCTCTGGCACGTCTAATGAAAGTAATGGAGATTTCTGCCATCTTACGTGGCGAAGATGTGAATGAACTTAAAGAGAACGATTCCAAAGTTAATGCCTTGGTTTGGGTTGTTTTTGGAATTGGCTTTTTTGGCTTTTTTCTATGGCAAGTAGATAAGTATGCTGAATTATTATTGCCAATAGCAGCTTCAGAGCACGGTGTACAAACAGATAAATTGTTTGCAGTATCTCTTTCTATTATTACAGTGGTGTTCTTTTTAACCCACTTGTTTTTATTCTATTTTATTTATCGCTACTATTCTAAGAAAGGTCAAGTTTCTTCCTTTTTCTCTCACAGTACTAAATTGGAATTGATTTGGACCGTTGTACCAACAGTTGTTCTTACCTCTTTGATTGTTTACGGTATTCAAACATGGAACAACATTACTACTCCTGCTCCGGAGGATACTCCTATCATTGAGCTATATGCCAAACAGTTCGACTGGACTGCACGCTATGCCGGTAAGGATAATAAACTTGGTAATTCTTCTTTCCGTTTGATTGAAGGTGCTAATGACCTTGGTATTGATGTGAATGATCCAAACGCAGCAGATGATAAAATTGTACGCGGAGAATTTCATATTCCGGTAGGAAAACCAGTAAACTTTTTATTTCATTCACGTGATATTATACACAGTGCATATATGCCTCACTTTAGAGCGCAAATGAACTGCGTTCCCGGTATGACTACTCGTTTTCATTTCGTGCCAACAATTACAACTGCCGAAATGAGAGCTAAAACCAATAACGAGAATTTTGATTACCTTGTTCTTTGTAACAAGATTTGTGGTGCTTCTCACTACAACATGCAAATTAAAATTGTTGTTGATACTCCGGAAGAATATGAGCGTTGGTTAGCTGACAAGAAGACTTTCGCTGAGTCCAATGCTCCAAAAGAAGAAGCAGCTCCGGCTCCAGATTCTTTAGCAGTTGGTACAGACACTTTAAAAGTTAAACCAGACAGCACTTCTGTAGCAGTTACTACAGGTCACTAA
- a CDS encoding quinol:cytochrome C oxidoreductase: protein MGGGLLLALIGAFTIHEHADTRVWANLLVNGFYFMAIALGATFFIAVQFVAEAGWSAGLKRVPEAIMQYLPIGSLVVLICILAGQFHLNHLYHWMDPNLYNPESEHYDEVIAGKQGFFNPVFFWARILAYFVGWTLFMRAFRKRSLQEDLQESFVKHRKSMDFAAWFLVFFAVTSSTMAWDLIMSIDTHWFSTLFGWYVFAGMFVTAITTIILTVIHLKEKGYFEHVNENHLHDLAKFMFAFSVFWTYLWTAQFLLIWYSDIPEEVTYYLDRWENYKVLWVLNLVVNFLFPFLVLMTRDAKRRWGTVKLVGYVIIIGHWLDVYIMVMPGTVKEHGSIGLLEIGMLLAFGGLFIFVILSSLAKAPLVAKNYPFLEESKHHHV, encoded by the coding sequence ATGGGCGGGGGACTTCTACTTGCCTTGATTGGTGCATTTACCATTCATGAACATGCTGATACTCGCGTTTGGGCTAACCTGTTAGTGAATGGCTTTTACTTCATGGCCATCGCTTTAGGTGCGACCTTCTTTATTGCTGTGCAATTCGTTGCAGAGGCTGGTTGGTCTGCCGGTTTGAAACGTGTTCCGGAAGCTATTATGCAATATCTTCCTATCGGTTCTTTAGTAGTGCTTATTTGTATCCTTGCCGGACAATTTCACTTAAATCACTTGTACCATTGGATGGATCCGAATTTGTATAACCCTGAATCGGAACATTACGATGAAGTAATTGCCGGAAAGCAGGGCTTTTTTAACCCGGTTTTCTTTTGGGCTCGTATTTTAGCCTATTTCGTGGGTTGGACTTTGTTTATGAGAGCTTTCCGCAAACGTTCTTTGCAAGAGGATCTTCAAGAAAGTTTTGTTAAACATAGAAAATCCATGGACTTTGCTGCTTGGTTCCTAGTGTTTTTTGCAGTTACTTCTTCTACCATGGCTTGGGATTTAATCATGAGTATTGATACCCACTGGTTCTCTACCTTGTTTGGTTGGTATGTTTTTGCAGGAATGTTTGTTACAGCAATTACTACCATCATTCTTACGGTAATTCACTTGAAAGAAAAAGGTTACTTTGAGCATGTGAACGAAAACCACTTGCACGACTTAGCTAAGTTTATGTTTGCATTCAGCGTTTTTTGGACTTATCTATGGACCGCTCAATTTTTGTTGATTTGGTATTCTGATATTCCGGAGGAGGTGACTTATTACCTTGATCGTTGGGAAAATTACAAAGTACTTTGGGTATTAAACCTTGTAGTTAATTTCTTGTTTCCTTTCTTGGTTCTTATGACCAGAGATGCTAAAAGACGTTGGGGTACCGTTAAATTGGTTGGATATGTAATTATTATTGGTCACTGGTTAGATGTTTACATCATGGTGATGCCTGGAACAGTGAAAGAACATGGTTCAATTGGTTTATTAGAAATTGGAATGTTATTGGCCTTTGGCGGTTTATTTATTTTCGTAATTCTCAGCTCTTTAGCTAAAGCCCCATTGGTAGCTAAAAACTACCCATTCCTTGAGGAATCTAAACATCACCACGTATAA
- a CDS encoding cytochrome c, whose product MRIPKISNLGLTIAVGVGIAILGTSCRKQALSPGYEYMPDMYRPVGYEYYNVNPNFADSVTSRGPVDGTVTQGSYPYEGNPINYIPYSLKVEDYELSATVVNPVPATPESVEKGKELYTKFCVHCHGEQGKGDGSITQTGNFPPPPGYSTVLKDLPEGKMFHTLTYGKGLMGSHASQLSKLERWTVIRYVQTLQKQ is encoded by the coding sequence ATGAGAATTCCAAAAATTTCCAATCTAGGTTTAACAATCGCTGTAGGTGTTGGTATAGCCATCCTAGGGACTTCCTGCAGGAAACAAGCCTTAAGCCCCGGTTATGAGTATATGCCCGATATGTACCGCCCGGTGGGTTATGAATACTACAATGTTAATCCTAACTTCGCTGATAGCGTTACCTCCAGAGGTCCGGTAGATGGTACTGTTACCCAAGGAAGCTATCCGTATGAAGGAAATCCTATTAATTACATTCCCTATAGTCTGAAAGTGGAAGATTATGAGCTTTCAGCAACCGTAGTAAATCCGGTACCTGCAACTCCGGAGAGTGTAGAAAAGGGAAAAGAATTGTATACCAAATTTTGTGTTCATTGCCATGGTGAACAAGGAAAAGGAGATGGAAGTATTACCCAAACCGGTAATTTCCCACCGCCTCCGGGATACAGCACGGTTCTAAAAGATTTGCCAGAAGGAAAAATGTTCCATACCCTTACCTATGGTAAAGGTTTAATGGGTTCACATGCTTCTCAACTATCCAAATTGGAGAGATGGACCGTCATTCGTTATGTTCAAACCTTGCAAAAACAGTAA
- a CDS encoding DUF3341 domain-containing protein — translation MSNKIIYGLFDDDERLLNSAKELRRNGVRIKDVFSPFPVHGIDPVIGVPRTRLSIGAFVYGATGLSLGALMLWYMMIHDWPMNIGGKPNFAFYLNLPAFIPPLFEMTVFCAGHGMVITFMLINKLYPGREPHNPDPRTTDDKFMMQINLSDNKVEEEKIKSILQTTGAIEISEK, via the coding sequence ATGAGCAATAAAATCATATACGGACTATTTGATGACGACGAAAGGTTGTTAAACTCTGCCAAGGAGTTGCGCAGAAATGGCGTACGCATCAAAGATGTATTTTCTCCATTTCCTGTTCACGGAATCGATCCTGTTATTGGTGTACCAAGAACTCGTTTGTCCATCGGTGCCTTTGTTTACGGTGCTACCGGACTTTCCTTAGGTGCATTAATGTTGTGGTACATGATGATTCATGATTGGCCGATGAACATTGGTGGTAAACCAAACTTTGCCTTTTATTTGAATTTGCCTGCTTTTATTCCACCATTGTTTGAGATGACTGTATTTTGTGCGGGACACGGCATGGTAATCACCTTTATGTTAATTAATAAGTTATATCCAGGAAGAGAGCCTCATAATCCGGATCCAAGAACTACGGATGACAAGTTTATGATGCAAATCAACCTGAGTGATAACAAAGTGGAAGAAGAAAAGATTAAATCAATTCTGCAAACCACTGGTGCAATTGAAATTTCTGAAAAATAA
- the nrfD gene encoding polysulfide reductase NrfD, protein MASHESNYREPLILGEKTWHQITEDISFPVEGKANKWWWIVFSLSALTALYGIGCLAYTIGTGIGTWGANKTVGWAWDITNFVWWVGIGHAGTLISAILLLFRQKWRMSINRSAEAMTIFAVICAAIFVTMHTGRPWLDYWLFPLPNQFGSLWVNFNSPLMWDVFAVTTYFTISLVFWYSGLIPDFATIRDRAQMSGNPLRRSIYNVLSFGWSGNARAWHRFEELSLVLAGLSTPLVLSVHTIVSMDFATSIIPGWHTTIFPPYFVAGAIFSGFAMVLTLLLIVRKVLNLEAYITLNHVESMNKVITLTGSIVGVAYLTELFISWYSGVEYEQYAFLNRATGPYWWAYWSMMTCNVITPQLFWFRGIRRNLIATFIISIFVNIGMWFERFVIIVTSLHRDYVPSSWLIYHPTFVDIGIFIGTNGIFFTLFLLFSRTFPVIAMAELKSILKSSGAQFKH, encoded by the coding sequence ATGGCAAGTCACGAATCAAATTACAGGGAACCCTTAATTTTAGGTGAAAAAACCTGGCATCAAATCACTGAGGATATTTCCTTTCCGGTGGAAGGGAAAGCCAATAAATGGTGGTGGATTGTTTTTAGTTTATCAGCCCTTACCGCCCTTTATGGTATTGGTTGTTTAGCCTACACCATTGGTACAGGTATAGGAACTTGGGGAGCAAACAAAACAGTAGGTTGGGCATGGGATATCACCAATTTCGTTTGGTGGGTTGGTATCGGTCACGCCGGAACCCTGATTTCAGCTATCTTATTGTTGTTCCGTCAAAAATGGCGTATGTCTATTAACCGTTCTGCGGAGGCGATGACCATCTTTGCGGTTATTTGTGCTGCCATCTTCGTAACAATGCACACCGGTCGTCCATGGTTAGATTATTGGTTGTTTCCACTTCCAAACCAATTTGGTTCGTTGTGGGTTAACTTTAACTCACCATTGATGTGGGACGTTTTTGCGGTAACTACCTACTTTACCATTTCCTTGGTATTCTGGTATTCCGGTTTGATTCCTGATTTCGCAACTATTCGTGACAGAGCTCAAATGTCTGGTAACCCATTGCGTCGCAGCATCTACAATGTATTGAGTTTTGGATGGAGTGGTAATGCTAGAGCTTGGCACCGTTTTGAAGAACTTTCTTTGGTGTTGGCAGGTTTATCAACCCCACTTGTACTTTCGGTTCACACCATTGTATCCATGGACTTTGCTACTTCCATTATTCCTGGATGGCATACCACCATTTTCCCTCCATACTTTGTGGCAGGTGCGATCTTCTCCGGATTTGCCATGGTATTAACCTTGTTGTTAATCGTTCGGAAAGTATTGAACTTGGAAGCTTATATTACTTTGAATCACGTTGAATCGATGAATAAAGTAATTACCTTGACCGGTTCTATTGTAGGTGTGGCTTACTTAACCGAGTTGTTTATTTCTTGGTATTCCGGTGTAGAATATGAGCAATATGCTTTCTTGAACAGAGCTACCGGTCCGTATTGGTGGGCTTACTGGAGCATGATGACATGTAATGTTATTACTCCACAGTTGTTCTGGTTCCGTGGAATACGTCGTAACTTGATTGCCACTTTCATTATTTCTATCTTCGTAAATATTGGTATGTGGTTTGAACGTTTTGTAATTATCGTTACCTCACTACACCGTGACTATGTTCCTTCAAGCTGGTTGATTTATCACCCAACTTTTGTAGATATCGGAATCTTTATCGGAACCAATGGTATCTTCTTTACTTTGTTCCTTTTATTTAGTCGTACCTTCCCTGTAATCGCGATGGCTGAGTTAAAATCCATCTTGAAATCATCAGGTGCACAATTCAAACACTAA